The Liolophura sinensis isolate JHLJ2023 chromosome 6, CUHK_Ljap_v2, whole genome shotgun sequence genomic sequence TAATgggttttgtcttgttttcaaacaatttttgtactttttggaAAGcaagtattatttattgttatttttgtggGGTGGAGTAATGGGTTGTTTTGTGCTAGTTTTTAGGGGatttacaaatataaactgTGATGTGAAGGTCTTGTGctcattattttaaaaatattacataattttcttatttgtaAACAAGTAAATGGTTACATAATCTATAATACCATTCCATTCCCTGTGGACACTAtaacttgtgttcttttttcacaaatattaatattttttttaaattaaaaatatagcTTACTAATTTCACGTGCTATTAGTAttccatgtttttttcattgtatatcggtttacatgtactggtattaACCTGTACCAATAGGTCAAAAGGGGAGAGTAGATACGAGTTCTCTCTAGCCAAAAGCCTCATACCGGTAGGTAGTTTTGAGTGAAAGTAAAGACAAATCTCGGCTGAAGAAGTAATACACGACATTTGTTTCCACACCAATTGAAATGTTCAGATTTTTCTTAGTGTATTAATTCTCTGGAGAAATTAAAAATACTGTTAAGGACTCTTACACTTCACTTAAAAATTGGCAGGTCTACATTAGAATATGGTGCGGATATCGTATGATAATTTTACAGCTCTTTGTGGCTGAAGAACAGATTTTGTTATGCACACTGGGAAAATCCAATGAATTCTTTGCCAATAGGTGTAGAAACGTgtgaatgatcgtgggttttcctcaggctcattccggtttcctcctacaataatgctgtccgccaacgatggtataagtgaaatatgcccgagtacggcataaaataccaatctgtcaaatgaataaacacgCGCATATATTTCTCTCTCGTGTAGATATTTTCCAAGCCACATGTCATATTCCGTCATGGTCTCAAGTCCTGTTGGTACCTGTCGGCCAGTTGAGGACTTTTTGGCTGAAACGATGGCCGTGAGTTTTATTGATGGAGAAAAACGGATTTCCAAGTGCACCGACcgttggcaaattactgacaaactctccGCGTTCATGTGAAACTGAGATTTGTTAACAAGGccggaagacaagtggtcttcggTGAATGTAAGTCTGCATAAGCACCCCGAGAAACAGTTCGGCGTCATCAGAGCTCCACAGATATTAAGAGCCGAGAATCGAGAAAAACTGTGCTGCGTGGTTCATTGGTGGCTGGCAGTCgtaatgtatacattgtatCGGCCTTCTAATTCATGGAGCTACATCCCGTTACCATCCTAAAGACAGTTCAATGAATCACTCATGCCATGTTAAGACTGTACTTAatgttgataataaaaaaaaaacggatacATGCACACCATGAGAGATCCACGACCAAAACGTTTTGAAAGGATAACATAGGACAAAAATCTGGCCAGCGTCACGATAGTGTAGTATACTTCATATTTTGCTGGCTGAACGCAATAATGGCTTCTCTCGAAAGTCAATGTCTTTTACCAATGGGAATAAAGCTCTAGCCCAACGATGAACGGCCAGTGCGTAAAATCGTTCGAAAGTCAGTCATATTCACCAATATTCATAGTCATATTCACGCATATATAGTGGAACCCTCAACTCTTGGTGATATGTTTCCTAGCCGATATAAAGCCATATCTTCCCTTTTAACTTTAATCAAGTTTGAAATAAGACTTAACGAGTTTTATTTTCGAGCCTTTTGAATCAAAGTATGCAAGTCAAAATTTCGACTGACAGTACCGAAAACTAAGTATTGTCAAACGACGTTACCCCATGCAGTTGTTTAGGTACACGCTTGTTAGGTGTACAAAAACCCTTTCCTTCAATATATGGCAGACGCAAACGGTTTCAAATGCCTTCAAGCTTTGTTCTATATAAAGTCAAGAATAACTTACACATATAAGCCTACATACACATTTGCACGTGTCCAGCACATTCACGATATTTATCCCAGTTTTCTTAGAAGGCCTATTCTCGTTTTAAAAATCATGTTATCCGTGAAACGTTTCTCATCCGTTTCAGTAccatatacacatttgaacatgCTGTTTTATATTCGACATAATTTAACTTGCAGTGAACACCTGTGTCACCTTGAATGCCCATTGCTCCCATGGACTATATATACCGCTGGAAATTCGCTGAGTAACTCAATGTGACGTGTTATGGTTTAACAGAGACAACTTTCACTTGAAAGTCCGATCAACTCACCTCAGCTAGGCAATTAACACCGTCATTGGGTCAAAATTAATACAATGGGTCAAAATCTACATATTGTGCAAGGCTGGAAATGAGTAGCAGGATAAGAACAATGTTATGCACCAAGACGTATTTTGGAAGAACTGTTCGGTAGTTTTGACCTGTATTTAACACTGTTTCAGACGCTCCCTATGCTTAGTGTAGGAAGGATTGATTACATGCAAATGTACCCTGGCAAGCGGAAAAGCTGAGAAATTGGTTAAgtccagcatcagtataaacgAAAAAATTACAGCACAATTCGATAGTATATACAAAGCGCAAGGGAATAACATGTCAACATCATGTTAAAGAAATGGACACAATGTGAAGTTTAGCATCAGTAAAACATAAGGAAATATTATTTGGGGTTCAATTAGAAGATATTAGCACAGCATAGAAGTGTCTATACGTCTAGTTTTCACGTTTCCATTGCCTACTGAAGGAGTTGACGACACAAATTATCCAACTTAATCGGGACGGACAGACGTCCGTCATTCCCAAACTCCTGCCCCATAAAATTTTAGCTTTGTTTATATCACTAagtaaaaatgttatgattCGACATTATTCGGGCTACAGTAACGATAATTCATATGCTAGGGGACATAACTATGCTGTATACCGAGTTTCTCCTAGCGCAGTTGTCTCCCATACATTACTCTGTTGTGCCTAGGATTGCGACAGACCAGTGCGTATGtaaatttatcaaaaataaagtttttcaaCCCAATTCTAGGTAGCTAACACAATCATTATTGCTGCTTAGTTACcataaaattaaacagaaataatttgcttaaaAAAATCGGCGTCTATAGTTTATTGGTGAGTGAAAATTCGTAATCAGCTATAACATCCCACAAAATGTCTGACGTCTTGCACTTGGGTCCTTTGTTACGTGAATGGCTGAAGTTAAAAATACACGGTGAGAAAATAACAACGTGAAGCCCAATTACTGGTAGTTACCTCAGATCCAGTCCAATGTATTACATGTTATTGCAAAACACAATACAAGTTTTCAATATCTTTTACTGTGTACCTCAAATCTTCATTATATCTCAttgccctatttcttctaatttttgggaaaCCGGGTCTGCTCATTATAGccaatatttatgtaattgtagcaggaatattgagcaTCTTTTTTCTCCCATCGTTAGATCACCTAATGAACAACgtattcatatctttacatttccgaatatataatatgcaatattctattttcCTCACTACTAACACTAACTAACTGTCCCAAAAATTGGAAGAATTAGAGTATATGTACTATGGGGTTGCTAAAGAAATCAAAATTGTTGACATTAGAATTCTATTTGGGTAAGTCCCTGTTCAAAGAACTCCACATTTTTGTTTAAGTACATGTGAAAGAAAGCAATTTGTTGTCTCTTTGCAAAGGGCTTAGTTGTATCACATACAGTCTCATAACAGTACATACTTATTTACACACTATAATCTTGATAACATGATAATCTGAGACAAAATAggatacacacacaaatacacacacattctTGTAGAATTGTGCATTGATTATTAATGCTGGCTAACCAGATCGCGCTTGACCTGTCTTTCACGGACAAAGCACAAACAATGCTCAATTCAACACACTCATTTACATATGCACACTTCTAACAAACTCTTGGCAGAATTACGCCCAGGCTAAGAACGTACTTTCGTCATTTTTGCTTTCCTGTGGTTCCATACATAACTCCAGCTAAAAGTGCTACAACAGTAAATCCTTGGCCAAATATACGCAGCCTCATCAGTTTCTGTGAATTCCTGCTGCGACCAGCTTTCATCTCTTTCAAACCAAATCCCAGGGCTCCTGCAGTCACTAACACACCTACAAATACCCCATAACAACAAAGTATTAGCAACATCAATGTATTAGCAACAACAATGtattaacaacaacaaagcaTTAGCATTTATTTCAAGTCTGAATTACCATGTTCTTTataaataccaaacaaatgcCTGTATTCAGAGTACAAGAATCTGATATTCAACAGAGCATTCTTCCTCACAAAGAATTTACttggaaaaataaaatcttgactATTTTTAtgcagggccatatctagaagaACACTGAAGGTTCTGATCCCCAACTTTACAGGTGACATTGTAGCCCTGCAGAAACACAGTTTACAAagtgcaactcaaaatgatggtTTCTGAGAGCTtctaagtctgtgaatgaaggAAATCAGTATGAAAACTAAATCTTTGTTGGTAAACCACCATACTTTTGTTcaatttaatttacttgttagatttaaTACAGCTTGACTAGGTTGGAAGTAAGAAcgttttccagaactaaaataGCTCTAGATATGGCCCCATTATGATCACTGTATTAATAACTATAGAAGCGTGATCTCTTGTCTGATTTTCAACTTGTTTGCTCTgaaatgaataatataatataaagcGAAAGTACGCTTATGTATATGAGTAAGTTTTTCCATGCAGGGGTATATTAATTTTGACATATAGGTGTAATTTTCCACATGTAACCATTAACATGGTGGAAGACAGTGTGCTTGCAAAATGACCATGCCCAATCATACTGGGTACAGAAATGCTGTACTCATGGAATATTCACAGGGCAAATATACCATTTAGGTGGAAACTTCTGTCTGGAAAAGTGCTCAGAATGAGTCACGATAGTTTCATTAATCTACTGTACTGAACTTAAGGAAATGACATGCACCAAATCCGCACTTCGCCCATTTAGTCCTATGTTATTTATTACCCACTCCTCCTTACGAGAAACCCGGATGCTCGAGACTAAGAATACATGACACTAAAAATACAGGGGTATATCGGATCATGAAAATCATGAAATTTTGGTTACCGGTATATTACCAACTAACCAATGGGAACAAATGGATTTTCCTTCGTTTTGCGGAGCAGCTTTTCCTTCAGCCCTTCCTCCCTGTACAGTTCTGCCGATGTTGGGGGTGGTAAATACACCAGCTCACTTTGCGGAATATTCCCATCTTTCGACATCTTTTACACTTACACGCCGACAGGTGCTTGAGTTGAACACGGGACAGTTCTCAGTTGTAGCCGCTCATCTGACTAACTGTGGCGTGAGCTGTGGCTTTTAACACTGAAGTTATCAGGTTCCTCAAACGCTTTGCTTGAACAATTTGTTACAATGCCTTTATTACTTTTGCACTGGGGGTTTTAAAACACACACCAGTTAGTAATGTCAAAATTGTGTAAGCATCataaaataacaacacagtcTTACAAAACCATCACAACGGTGGCATTGAAAACCAAAACTTGTAAAAGAACTTGCATTGCATTATGACAATGGATGCCCGTGTCCCAAAAAAGCCTCAGAAAACTCATTGTCTCTGGCTCACACTTGCACTGCTCTTGTCAGTCATAGTTTGTATAATATATGAAattgtaaagaaagaaaagaaaaagaaataatcgTGTCTATTTTAAGTTATGGTTTTTGCTCTAACCGGCTCAGTTCCTCGGCATGAGTACGTGGTCAAATATCCACAACAAACATGGGGAAGCCaaagaaaagcagaaaaaacaGATTCAATTACAACAAGGACAGGCGTAAGACgtggaaaaaatccaaaaagctCCCTTCTATTCCCTGGTAAGCAGAACACAAAATGATTCACTATCGTATGGATGAATTTTAGACCGTTCTCTGTTGGTTCCCACGCTTCGTTTCAaaatgtcgttgttgttgttgtgtccaCTGTTCTAATGATCGCAGATATCAAATAATTCAAGAACTTTGCGCTTCGTGTTTTTGTTCTGTATGATTATTAGGTGGTTAGGGTTGCATTGATCAATGGCAGTATGCGTGATTTTGTAGGATAGATTGACAGGTCATGCCTATGTGCTTTCATTTGCTATGTGAAAATCAGTCACGTATTACTGGTCATTCGTGTTTCTGACAAGACACACTGATATTGAGTAAGGATGATATTTATGCCATTGTCAGTGACACCACTGTCAATCCGCATTAATATGTTTTAGTAGCGTGTATTCTTAAGCTTCTGTAGGAAGATGTGGTGGGCTAGtggctatgacatcactgcaaaactatgaattagTGTGAAGTTTCTGACTAGAACTTGCACCAGACATTGCGACAGGCCTGACGGAACTCTGCAGTTATAGTTAGAAGTCTCtccatttgaaaaaaatcaagtcTTCAAAGAAGGTTGTGGATGCTAAAGTACCTTATCCCCATATTTTAGCTACATTAGAGCATGTGTTGCCCTTCTCTCCTCATCTGCAGTCTTATTTCTCACTTGTTTGTCCAGTCAAAGATATTTTGACGAATAAAGTTTCCCACACTTCTCCCCTGTTCATGCTTTCACTCTTACCGGGAAGGCCTGCTGCTTACGTCATGCGCGTTGTACACATTGCCCCAAGAACATCCGGACAAAACACAAGCCTTTCCCACTTTATCTTTCCTAGAGTTGTTGATGGTGATTTGTTACACTTCAGTAGTCTGTCTCTGTCCATCAACATCTTTTTGTTGGCAGTGCTGGTGTTTGTTGGTAGTGCTCGTGTTTAGTCAGTAGTGCTCATGTTTGTTGGCAGTGCTCGTATTTGTCGGTAGTGTCGGCAGTGCTTGTGTTTGTCAGCAGTGCTCGTGTTTGTCCATTTAATCAGTTTAATATTAAGTGATATCACTGTCATTATGGTGTCGTTTATTTCTGGCTCACTAATTAGCTAGTCCAAGTAGTTTTGAACATTGCGAAGTGCATTACTGGCATCCGTGAATTAGATACCCTTCCACTATCAGGCCCACCCACTATTTGGCCCACCCATCCCCTGTACTTACAACCCAATAATTCATCTGACCATTTCACTTTTTGTCATGTTGTCCAGTAAACCAATTAAGCGGGCATGGGATGAGAGCAAGTCTGCAGTACAGAATCTTTTGGACATGGGATTGTCAGCTGACCCTAACAAATCACTGAGCATAACAAAAGCAAAGGTTAGTGTGTTCTCATGTCTTCATGGACCGATGGAAGTTGTGAAGTTAAATAAGGATGTAAGAACGGGAGAGTTGAAAATACAGTATGATTTACCCAACAGTAGTTCTAAACTATTAGAGCTGGAGATTATTAGAACTTCAGTAGTGTGTGTCTTAGTATTACTTTTATTGAAAACTCAACTTGAAATTTGCTAAGCTGCCATTTTTTTGAGTACTGTAGCAGATATGTTGACTCAGCAAAACATGACCTTGTATTTGGTAAATTTACAGGCTTTTACACATGATGTAGAAGGCACTCCTAAATGGAAACACTCTAAAGCTACGAAGTCCCATGTGGCTGAAGGTATGATATTTAGACctacttatttgattttttcttctCTCATTCTACATCCCAGATATCGAGGCATTTGCCATTTTGCTTAAGCCTGCTTGCATTACTCGTGCAGACAAGACTGTGAATatattgtctaaataacatTGATACAAAAATCTGCTTCATGCTTACATGAGACTAAATCTGACGCTAGGTGACATTCACAGTTCATATTTGATGTTCAGATTGGTGGCTCACCTTCCTGCCCTTTGGCAGTAAagcataataaatataaaaacctgttatttcttgaaattttagccatattggtgtccatggaaacacagtagAAGACATCGAAGTGAAAGCTGCCCTTAATAAATGAGCAACTAAAATTAAGATCCTTTATACGGATTATAGGTCTAATATCCTTAAATATGTTCagggcctttggcagggtgaatgggatttaCAGGGGCATAATAAACTTCACGCAGCTCACCTTGtcatatttctatatttcttaTACACATGgtatgtctcgcagagaccaggTAATTTTAACAAGgtgccgtattgggcattcttGTTTGACACACATTTATTCTTGATGGGGGCACTGCCCCACAGTGTATTGGATTTGATGCTCAATACAGTATCAAACATATCCTTATTGatgtgtagactttgctcatgttcgggaAAAATTCTACAGAGTCAAGACTATTTTCAATATATTTGAGAGCTttgctggcgatgctgtcaCAAATTAGtcgaaggccattggcctatatcataaaatatagttcttaataattatatataaataaattatatatacatacgatTTTCTACATTGTTATAAGTATATtgtggttttcaaattttaacaaaaggTTGGTTCTTTTATAAAgcggttttaaacatgtttgtctATTTTGGTTTTTTATTAAGAGTTCTCCATTCTATCGAAAAACATTCACTGGCTCCTGTTTTAacctgttctcgccacgatataggtgcaaaattgccgatgtggtgtgaagccatattcattcattcattcaaaggtAGCCTGTGAGTCCTAGCTGTCTCTCTTCATGTAGTTCTTTTATTGAAACAAGGATGCGTTTACCTCGTTTTGAGGACACAAGCGGCAATAAATTCCTGAAAAAATACCGTGGCAAGGGTAGAGTAAACTTAGTATTAGGGCATCAAATGGTACATCGTAACAAGgcagtagtttatttatttatttgattggtgttttacaccatactcaagaatatttcatagtGTGGGGAAGCCGagaagagcctgggggaacccattaccatccgcaggatgctggcagacctcccacgtacggcctggaggggaagccagcacaagctggactcTCAGCGACTGCATCAACAACTCAGTAGGAATTAGGGACAAAAGAAAGTTGACCTTATAATGTTCAACAAGTGGGTGGTGCATTCAGTTTTACTGAAGTTAATGTACAGATAGAGCAAGTTTGGGATTCAAGGTCTACTTTtaagttgtttgtttattcttgCACAGTGTATAAGTGTAATTTTCACACTATCAGTTTTTGTTAGAAAAGTCATCTTTGCGTTCCTCTCAAGAGCAGTAAACAAATGAGACTGTGATGTGAATATGTATAGAAGTCTATACATAAGTACACAGTACAACATGAAATTTAACCCCTTCCAAAAGTTCAGTTTTGGAATTTcggtttgtaaaattttgacttctTTGAATCCCTGTGACGTGTCGTGAACACAACTTCAGGTCCATATTATAACGTGCAAATTTATCTCCCCTGTAAGAGCATGATTTCGCCTTACAAGAATTTCATACGTGAAGATATGTCTCTGTTTCAGAGCTGGAGCAGGAAGCCAATCAGCCGCACATAAGCACAATGAAACTTTCAGACCCCATGGTACAGTACTGTGTGTATATGATGAACAAGTATGGAGAAGACTATAAGGTAACAAACACTTTCTGTATGGAAACATACCCCTCTAATCAAATATGGCGTAATATGTATTATTTGGAGTTGAAAAGCAAAAATCAGAGGAAAATGGCATTTCCTATGAAGTGTTATATTTTTCAGCTAATTGTAATGTCCATGCAGGTAAGATAATGTCATTTCAGGAGCATGTGACACTAGGTGTTTGGTCAACGCCAGACTCATAGGGAATTTGACAGATTCATCCCTGTACTCTTTTTCTATAGGCCTTAGTGTCAACTTCAACTGGACAGTGTTCTTAAAAGTGAATTAtctttgagtatggcattaaatcaGTAAGGCCAAATCAGGTAAATCAATATAAAGCCAGTTTGCTAACTTTTTATAAACAGTTCATTATTTATACCAAATGTCTTGTATTTATGATCGTGACAATTATTCTCAGTAACTCCCAATGTTCTTCAAACATTCAGAAGTGGCTAGTCTGGAAATTTTGAGCTCTTGGTTAATGGTGCTCAGTGTTCATGGGTTTCACATGAGAAATTTTCTCAGGTTTTTGGTAAACAGAGACACCAAGTCAAATATTCTAGTAGATAAGAGGATAACTGTGGTCTGTTATCTAATCTCCATTGATgagttgttttttattttctgttatgcAGGCAATGGCGAGAGACCCAAAGAACTATTACCAAGACACACCAAAACAGATAAGAAGGAAAATCCTCACTTTCAAAAACACCCCAACACAGTATAAAGCATATGTAGCATCATTGGAAGGTGAGGGTAGTGCAGAGAAAACATGATGCAGCATTTGgctgtgtgtgtacatgatcCATGTTGTGTCAACTTCTTGTCACATTGTTTCTTGTAAGCTGACTCCCAGTAACCTATCAGGTAATCATCCGACTGTACTACAGTAATAAAATGAGTAATTCCAAAAAGCTTACAAGTTttcatattgttttctttcGATGAAAAAGCCTTACTCAACAACTTAAAACATAATTCTTACAAAGATTTCATTATTCACCTGTAACCCTTGTGGCCATTTTCTGAATCTGGCAGTTGAAAATATGGCAGGGCATTATCATGCTGAAAGCTTTCATGGAGATTTGAACAAGTGAATCCAGGTCACATACTTCATTGTTGTTGCTAGTGGTATTCAGGTCTGGATAAGGTCGCTGGGATTCAGCCATACAATAACCTGGCTCTTTTGTTGTATTAAAAGGACTTGGCTGATAACTTATCAGCAGGTGGTGTAAAGTATACGCTAAGCCGTATAGAGAAGAAGATGTTGCACATAAGGTTTAGGTTCTGCCTCTGCTTTGTGCAGGGAATTTCTACATTTCCCctttcatactggcttcctcttcggccatacatgggaaggtctgtcagcaacctgcggatggttgtgggtttcccctgggctatgcccTCTTTCCTCCCAACATGATGTAGGCCGCCGtcatatcaaaaaaataaataaattccccTTACATCGTTATTGTGAGAATAAGAGGTTTTTGGCAATCATTCGTTTCATCATGATTCATTGTCTTGCACTGATACGACCTGCAGGTCTGTACGTTtcacgtgggaaagttcttcTGTAACTTGCCCAAGTTTGTTGTGGTTTTACTCCAGACACACCGGTTTCCaccccataaaactgactgccactGAATGTGAAAAATTCTCACCTGTGATGAATTGACTTTTTTAGGTTGATATGAAagaatgttttgtaaatatacGTTGATTGCCCATATAACGTGCCAGTAGAGGTTTACAAGGTAGAAGCCGGTGGATTTATTTTGGAAtgctaaatgaatgaataacttACAGAAAGATCATGActttacgccacatcgacaatattgcagtcatatcgtggcgacacTAATAGATTCACCATGTAACTTTCCCACAAGAAGCATGCATACCTAGGAAAAACCAGTTTATTGTGAGGTCAGTGACGGATAGTGGAAGACTGGTAGGATGTTAGCACAGGGGCACAGTTTTCATATGTATTTCCCCTTGGATATTATGCTTGATGTTAAAGGGAACACTGGTTCGTTGCAAAATATATTGATATAGTACTGCCTTGCTCTTCTTGGATGCTCCACAAGTGTATGTTATAACTGGACGAagtcaagaaaaaataataagtgAAAAGGGAGACAACATTACGAAGGGAAAGATGAAAAGATGGTTTAATACTGTTCACATATTCGTGGCAgttttacacacatacatgatggaatataacagaaaactGATTCGGTACGTAACAGGCATAGAATATATACTGGAAAACAGCCAGCTCAACGCCAATATTTTGGTATGATGAAtcattatgacataaaaaaagaaagactttGGCTGGATAGTCCACAGCGATAAGTATCATTCCATCATTTGGTTAGCTAAGAATTGCAAAGACCGGTGGCTCTTTTACACCGAAGCGATCTGAATATCACAgataatgttggccaccatgGTCGTTAGGAGAACTTCTAAGATACTCGGGATGTCTTCACATTGCCCGTGGGCTGTCGTCTGTGTTCTGCCATATTAGGAGCTTCCAATGAATGTTAAGATCGGAATGATCCTTTCCCTACCGAACAACAGGCTGGGCTAGTTCAGCTACGCGCCGTGAAATAGTACCCTTGAGAGCGTTCTGTTTTACCAGGAAGGCATCCGGGTTAAATTGTACGTGGTCCATGGAGGCTCTGACGATTGGCTGAGCCAGCTGACTTATTCTGGTGGTCGCCACAGCCCTCTTGGCGGATCGGGACACCGGCCACTGGACCTCCCTC encodes the following:
- the LOC135468397 gene encoding HIG1 domain family member 2A-like, whose translation is MSKDGNIPQSELVYLPPPTSAELYREEGLKEKLLRKTKENPFVPIGVLVTAGALGFGLKEMKAGRSRNSQKLMRLRIFGQGFTVVALLAGVMYGTTGKQK